The Sporosarcina sp. ANT_H38 genome has a window encoding:
- a CDS encoding MerR family transcriptional regulator — translation MTNVIETNMKTGEIASRLGLETVTIRKYCLELEKRGFIFQRNDGKNRDFTSEDLNALSQMKHLIEVAKMSRDAAANVVVAGHRTSNGTGNEPPSVSVSLVRTDEIRVLDEIQRYSEQQDDLIRNVQNVNDVVISMKEMMAGFQQQLATVTKENHALKEASRSQYTTDFLTVHRLKINLREEAEALWQLEPEEKRLIKRWFRKSEENHMEKDRFIRDFVEVNLEVALKIEEND, via the coding sequence ATGACCAACGTTATCGAGACCAACATGAAAACCGGTGAAATAGCTAGTAGACTGGGTTTAGAGACCGTTACGATACGTAAGTATTGTCTTGAATTAGAGAAGCGTGGATTCATCTTTCAGCGTAACGATGGGAAGAACAGAGATTTCACAAGCGAGGACTTAAATGCACTTTCCCAGATGAAACACTTGATTGAAGTTGCCAAGATGAGTCGAGATGCGGCTGCCAACGTTGTGGTTGCCGGTCACAGGACTTCTAATGGTACGGGTAATGAACCACCGTCCGTTTCCGTATCGTTGGTTAGAACCGATGAAATCAGGGTTTTGGACGAAATACAACGCTACTCAGAGCAACAGGACGACCTTATCCGTAACGTTCAAAACGTCAATGATGTAGTAATTTCGATGAAAGAAATGATGGCAGGATTTCAACAGCAGCTGGCCACAGTAACCAAAGAGAATCATGCCTTGAAAGAAGCAAGTAGAAGCCAGTACACCACCGATTTTTTGACTGTACATAGGCTTAAAATTAACCTTAGGGAAGAAGCAGAAGCTTTGTGGCAACTGGAGCCAGAAGAAAAACGGCTTATAAAACGATGGTTCCGTAAATCAGAAGAAAATCACATGGAGAAAGACCGATTTATCCGCGATTTTGTTGAAGTAAACCTTGAAGTAGCCTTAAAAATCGAAGAAAATGACTAA